The sequence below is a genomic window from Lytechinus variegatus isolate NC3 chromosome 3, Lvar_3.0, whole genome shotgun sequence.
TACCACttattttacattgtatgtttaaATAGCAAAGGAGAGGAGTATGTGCTTGGTTGTAATCATTACTTTATCAGATAAAGATCATCTCAGTTTGGCTATACTGCTATGAAGTTtctgttttataaaaaaagatctATATCTTTTTGTTCATCTATTTCTCCAATCGTATTAAGTATCATGCACTATATTGCgataataaactttttttattttcagtgtATGCTATAGAAGCTAGTTCTATGGCCAAGCAAGCACAGAGTGTAGCTCAAGCAAATGGAGCGAGCAAAAAGATTAATGTTATCCAAGATCGTGTAGAGGTATGCAAACACTGAGTAATATCTTCATAAAATTTACATTGTCTATGTCTACTACATAATCCATTAATTGAGACCtatctatttatattttcaatactTTGTCTTTCCATGGAAAGGCAAACATACAGTATCAAACATTAAATTATAAGTAGCATAATACTCTGTACACTATACCttctcttacattttctttcctcaATACAATTTGTAGAGAAATACGGatgcatttttgtttacaacatgaacaataattcattaatataaTGATATGAGATTTATATAGATAAGGCAATATGAATAATGATTCactcatgaaaacaggaaaagatTGTCAATTATCTTTGTCTTAGTTTCAGATACTTtgaaatatgtccatttatttGTATTAATTCCATCTAATTCTAAAGCAAATGAGGAAAGTAATTGTGCCTTATTTTTCATGCCTTTGTTTCCAACAATTCATAATGATAGTAAATGCAGAGCTGGTTTGTGTAACAGTATGCTTTTTCTTCAATTCCTCCTCATTCATCCATTTCATTTGACAGCATTGTCTCTCTAACCAAGAAGTACTGACTCTCACACCATGAAGACTCTCCTCCCACCTTCAGCATCTTTCTGTCATCTTCTAAATTCAGACCAAACTTACTGCTTTTTGTCACCATCATCTATTAAcaaataatatttgattttccttttcctctcATGCCTTCCACATCAGATCTTATACTCGTGTGACATCACGTCAGTctcagaaaatacaaataaaaagataacaaaTGTGGTCACTGTTATCATAGATATACTCTAAGTGTGTAGCTTATATTGCCAATATAAACAATACATCATATTCCTAGAcaatatgtatgtattttttttctttacaccTGAAGAATATTGAACTTCCAGAGAAAGTTGATGCAATAGTCAGTGAATGGATGGTGAGTATTCAAACAGGTGATAATCTTACAAgaattcattgtttttaatattttggaaTTGAAATGAGGATACCTGTGTAATTTGTGCATTTTCCTCCCTTTTTTGGAAACATTGTAGAGAATGATCCTTTACAccctttgaaaatattttatgtcactcaGTTTTGCTCAGTTTGCTATGAAAGTCTTAGCATCATTTTGTAATTTGCAGTGACAAATGATTGATAACCATGACtgttatgaaataaaagaaactaTGAAATGTAGGTTATCTATACTTACAAAAATAAacttgcatatatatatatcttgcataCTTCAGGAATTCTATCCTTGAATAGAGTGCTCGATGTCCTTCACAGGAAGAgctttgaattattattattatatcttgCATGTATATATGATGAATGGTCTTATGTATGTatcttacatgtataagtacttTATATAAGTTGTTGATTGATACATTTAAGAAGTAAAGAAATAATATGACTGGGCATTAAGCAAAATAATAAACTTTACCAATGTAGACAGTTGACTGGGAGAGATACAGTGTGCTTCTTTGGGCATATGTTCATCGTATGATATGGCTAAAAAAAGACAGATTGTAGGTATTCATACATCAAATTAAAGTAACATCAATGACATTTGCTTACTGGTAAAATAAGCTACCACAGGGGAGAGGGGAAttgactttcttttttttaattctttttccttttttctcataGGGACATTTTTTGCTATATGAATCTATGCTAAATTCTGTCATATCTTCAAGGGACAGGTGGCTTAAGAAGGTAAGTAATCATTCTTTTGTTCTGATGAATTCATGTTCATTGAATTGTAATTTGGGctgttgagataaatgttggAAGGGGTTGTATTATAGGTTCTTTTGTGTTAACTGTATTGCTAGATCAGATGACTTTGTACTGGGAATGTTTATTGGTAAGATATGATGCACGGTGTGTATATCAGAAGAAAATTGCTTTAGTTCGCCATCAGGAGACATTTGTTAATATAGCGAGTTCATTGGTTAATTTTGTTCTCTTTGTTCATGCCATGTCGATTCAGAACATTAAttgaaaatccaaattgatAACATAAAGTATCATTTCTTTCTTAGAGAATTCTTACTTTGAAGATAAGCAATAAACTGATGTATATTAAGAGCCATAAATCATTGCATGTAAGAGTTTGTGATCACTCGACTAGTATCGTTCTAGCGTAAAATTATTACGTCAAGCTAGGATTCTTAATGAGCACCAATGATTTAGAGTGTTTGATGATAAAGGAACCATGTGCAGTTTGTTTATTCACCATGCtaaatatgatttaattcaatttctcTTCTCTTGTTAGGATGGATTGATTCTACCAAATAAAGCCAATCTGTACTTAGCACCATTCACCAATGACCTATTCTATTCTGAAAGGTAATGATATATAAATACAATCACCAGTATTCTGAACCCAAGTTTAATTCAAACcttggtgatatgatgatgaagtAATCACCTAGTTAGCGTCACATTTGGTTACTGATGGCTAATTCACAATTGTAGACCATGCTTTATCCAGAGTTAGAATATGGACCAATAATTGCTGTCATCTTTGCTCTGGGTACCCCATATAATATTTTACTTTACACTAGAATGCTTGTATGATTCCAATTTTAATGCATGAAAAATGGTATAAACACATTTGTATTCAAACTTCATTATTCAAATTGTTGGAAACGCAAATGGTGTACTGCAaaatttttctttgtctttgtaATTCATGTCACCCTAGAATTGCTCATAATCCACCAAGTTTGTGGGCCGAGAATACTTCTATTAGATTAGAATTACCCTTTGATTGGCTTTTGATTAATATGAATGTATGTTACATATAGGAGACCAACGAGAGATTCAAAGTATATCTCCAGATAAATTCAGTCATGAAGCTACTTTTTGTCAACATGAGAATTGGTTTAGATACTACTAGTCGTTGCATGATTTATGGAGACataccttttttttccattcataCACTAATcttatttattatattataCATAAGATTATGGCAAATAATTTTTGTCACTAACTTCCTAAAAGAAGAAATCCGACAGAAATGTGGAATGTATATGACTTATGACATTTCTGCTTCCATTTTTAGGATAGAATTTTGGAGTACTGTGAAGGAGAAGTTTGGGGTAGACATGTCATGTATAAAACCAGAAGCCAAGAAATCATTATGCAGTAAGTGATTGCATTAATCCATCAAATATTGTATAGaagccaaataattttttattggtttaaaaaaacTCATCTGTTTAATTGCAGAAAGATTTGCCTAAACATTACTTTTCAAAAATCAAGTGCAAGTCCCAAATATATAGGTAGTTTTAATTGGTTAAAAATCTGCATCTGGTTTAATTGGTTAAAAAGCTGCAtctaattttcatttagttTTGATATCAACTCTTTCCATAACATTGGCCCATgctttaaaattttttttactaGTTTTAGGGCATGTTTAGGATTATGGTAATTTTTGTCTGCCCTGCCTTATAGaacgagactataggcgccgtttTTGGACGGCggagtcaacatcaaatcttaacttaaggttaagttttttaaatgacatcataacttaaaaagtatatggacctagttcatgaaacttgtataTAAGGGTAATTAAGTATTACTGAAGATATTGCcttggtttcaggtcacatgaccatggtcagtGTTGAGGGAATCGATATCAAAATATTAacttaaggttaagtttttgaaatgtcatcataaccagcgtatctttgaaaatatatggacctagttcataaaatttggacataagagtagtcaagtatcactgaacatcctgtgcgagtttcaggtcacatgaccaaggtcaaaggttatttttggtcaatgaacatagtattttgttatcaaatgaatgttttcttttgtaaataaatattcaatagctgtttttaAAGTCAACACTGCGGCTATATCAAATCACGTAATGCAGGCTAGACTGCCAGagacattccacttgttcatttAAACCTAcaacaaattatttattcattttccccttcGGATTAGAAAATTGGGTTTTATccaataaatatgaataaatctaattttCTATGGAGTCCTGGTCCAAGATCTGAGGCATTCAAACAAGGTTTGATTCCAGTTATCAATAATTCTTTAGTTTTAGGAAGATTGTAATATCTTGAATTATTCCAAGAATGATCGATTTCATTTACAATGAGTTATGTAGACAGTATAAATTATACTGTAAACAAGCATGTGTTATGATTGCCTGCATTTTTCCCTTATCATTTACAGGTGCTATCCATATAGAAGAAGTATATGGTGGTGATTTATTGGCCAGGGAAAACCTAATTTCAGAACTTAATCTTGAAACCATGACTCAGGATGATCTACAGTGTATAAAGGCAAGCAATCAAATCTTGATATTATTTCAGGCCcctttgaataaaacaaaattactgATGATGTTTTTGTGGTAATTAGCATGAAGGTAGACTAAACTTGATTTCCATAGAAGtcattttgacagaattttgaTAGTATAGATTTTATACTCTTCTTTCAAAAAGCAACTTTAGAACACTCAAACCATGACTTCTTCAATGAAAGTAgttttcatgacaattttttacAAGGGAATGTTTTTGTAATGATCTATAGTGATGTCcaaaaatttgaatatgataCAAATTACTTTTCAGGAAATGCAACCCTGGTCATAAAATCATGTACTGTATGAgggaggagaaaaataagatgaactgaatggtgaaagtttgaagaaaaaaatagacaagaattaagaaagttatgtccaTTTTAGAAATGAGATCACTAAGACTATTTAAATGAAAGTTTAAAGTTAACATCACCCATTCTGCCAATTTGTAAGTCTCTGTTGGAAAATtgattacaataatttttttacaagctTTCAAAAATTTATAACTTTCTATAATTCAAACTTTAACCtattttcttgtttgatttgtctttatttttttcaagacaaTTTTCCATCTTGGTTAGATTCCCTTTTTGTGACAGCATTCTTTCATTTCTCAAAACCCCAAATAGTTTTTAAATTTTACCCAGAAACAagattggtcatttatttttacagttGCCCATAAGAACGAGTCATTGATATTCTGCTACACTTTTCAACACTCCTACATcaatactccccccccccccaaaaaaaaagtattttaccATGTCTGGAAGCATATCCGTTTTCTAAATAAAGGTCTAAAATTTGCAATCATATTTTGGTATTCCCAAATCTACATTCAATATAGAATTGTGTCATGAGAAGTTTACACCAAAACTATAATCTATATCAGGAGACTCACTTTGGGATAGGGCTCCTTGGTGGACAATATGCTTTTAAAAGAGTAGCCAGATGAAACCACTTgttaatttcatgtaatgaaacaAATACAAATTGAGTCATATTTATGttctttgtattattttttttcatctgatagTCATCATTTAGATTCAGTTGCTTTGGTAAAGAGACATTCTGTGGCTTCACTGCATGGTTCACAGTGACCTTTGATCCAAAGGTCAAAGGGAAGGAATTGCTCACTCTGTCAACATCACCGGATGAACCGTAAGgaaaagttttttaaaaagtcatttttgttttattattttaaaatttgatgcCTTATATAACTCTGGCTCTTCTTTCTAGTTCTGTTGTTTGAGGTAGGGACCGATACAGATCCTGTGATGGTGCACATACTGGTACATGCAGTAGATAGCATTGCAGATATTGGACTTCATGTATCAAGCCAAAATAGGAGAAGTTATAACCGGAAAATGTCCAAGAGATAGcttgtcatttaatttcaaagCATTTGTCAGCTAGATCAATGAGTCCTTGTACTAATGATTGATAGGCTAATCAACAAAAATTAAATCTATCCATTTGATGTGAAGTTGTATTCCCATGTTCTACGTATTGTATTCTGCTAGTGTCATTATCAATATCTCTCCAAATAACATGTTTGCATACCTTCTTTCAGTTGTACACACTGGAGGCAATGTGCCATGTACCTTGATGAACCTATAGATGTTGAACAAGATACCATCATAGCAGGAACAATTACATTAACACCAGGCAAACAAAATAGAAGGTTAGtcatgatatgatgatgatagccAGCATACGCATCAGAAGAACTCTAGGCACCAACCTCCCTGTAACAATCAATGCATGAACTATTCAATGCATCATTTCCAATCTTGTTTAATGGACATTTCAATAGGCCTATGATTTTTGAAGATATCTGTGTCAACTTCATTGGAATAACTATAAGATCAAGAGAAATGCATGGAAACTCAAACAAGATAATTGCTTGCGACAAATACACATTACGTCAAACCCTCATTGCAGATTCACCTAACCAGCTCATGGCTTTGCTACAATCCTATACCCCCGATAACAAAATCCTCATTGAAGGAACCAAGCTGCGTATCTAATTGcgatttagtttttttttcggACCCATCGAGGTCAAGAAACAcatgttttgatacttaaataaCACGCCTGGGGTGAGTGAGGTTTTCCATGGTTTATAATCGGGATTCGCCTTCTCCAATGACAGAATTCCCTCATGACAAGAGAGTTGACAAGCTGTTCATAGTGCTGCTTTCTATTGGGCTATTGGGGTTATCATCGTTAAATTTGCCTACTCGCTGACCTGCATGGCTGTCAAAAACTTTGATTTGCAGTGTATGGTTAATAGCGTAATATGATAACGAGTGGCATAactgcagggggggggggcatgtgtcCCCCCCATtggctggcaaaaaaaagaaagagaaacgtaatGGGGGAAGaataaattattgtatattacattacattagaaataatttttcataattaaatGAAACATAGGGCCTACGTGCTCGCATTGTCATTTTAATGAGACATATAATCTTGttctaaaacatcccgttttcaagtccaTATACACCTAATATATTTCCTCACACTTtgagttattgttttatgtagtgacaacTGACAAAcacttctttttcatgactaaaaatGATTGCCCCCATTTGAGATCTGAATATAAAGCATTTCCAATCTGTGCTTATGTTTGCATTAGTGGATCGATGAGAtgtgtctgctcttcatgaattcctaaaaacagtccttaaaatgtccctttttcttgtttgaatttcaaacattttcagctcatgCTTcatgctcgcaatatttgattagtgagatacgtaTCATTTACATGtctacaatgactacaaaaagtgcgtCAGGTGTTTAGGTGTAATTCCAATCATAAAGATGattatggtgagatatgtatgctcttcatgaattcctttaAAAATAGTTCTTAAAATTTCCCAGTATTTGGGTCAATATTATACAAAAATTTAACTCACGCTTCATGCTCACATTGTTTGTGTAGTGAGACAGGTACacatcatgattacaaaaaacgattacaaaaaatgattacaaaaaaataaagtttcagctcacgcttcgcactcacattttttgatcagtgagatacatatcggTTTAATGgcagtccttaaaatatctctactATGTCTGTAAGCCAGAAAATTGAGTGCGCttcccccccccatgccgtgatcCACAGTACACCACTGATGATAACTATCAATTGATACTCGTTATTAGGTAGAAAAATATGTTGAGTGATTCCTTGACAAAACTCAGCCAAACAACTATTCACCATGAAAAACGAAATAAATTGTAAAGAAATTAATCTTAAATAATGTCTAATGATATTTGAGTCAATATCCAGATTGATAGATTTTATTAATATGTTATCAACATCTTAAGGTATGTTGAAGACTTTTTATTATTGTTGGAATTGTATTGCCATATATAAAAAGTAATATGTTATCCAATTTATTctgtttttgttattgtttatttttagatttcTAAATGTTGAGTTGACCTATCAAGTTGATGAAAGAGAAGCTGTGACCAAGAATTACTCTCTTACTGATGGATCAAGTTGACCGATGTAATACCTGTTGTGTAAGCTTTTGTTTCAACTTGAATCTGATGCTGCAATATCTATTTAGTTACAGTTCAGGTGTgtgtttcatagagctgttttGTAAGTTTAGAGCGACTTAAAGAACAagtggtgaacctttcttatgcgctttATAATCACCAATTGattt
It includes:
- the LOC121410192 gene encoding protein arginine N-methyltransferase 6-like; its protein translation is MAATKNYGLDAGKEGEEAPSKRICIRSSEETEGKAEEIDTSYFKSYEHIGIHEEMIRDVVRTNSYRLAILRASDALIGKVVADVGAGTGVLSCFCVQAGARKVYAIEASSMAKQAQSVAQANGASKKINVIQDRVENIELPEKVDAIVSEWMGHFLLYESMLNSVISSRDRWLKKDGLILPNKANLYLAPFTNDLFYSERIEFWSTVKEKFGVDMSCIKPEAKKSLCSAIHIEEVYGGDLLARENLISELNLETMTQDDLQCIKSSFRFSCFGKETFCGFTAWFTVTFDPKVKGKELLTLSTSPDEPCTHWRQCAMYLDEPIDVEQDTIIAGTITLTPGKQNRRFLNVELTYQVDEREAVTKNYSLTDGSS